From the genome of Thermococcus chitonophagus, one region includes:
- a CDS encoding translation initiation factor IF-2 subunit beta, with product MEIDYYDYEKLLEKAYEELPENVKHHKSRFEVPGALVTIEGNKTIIENFKDIAEALNRDPQHLLKFLLREIATAGTLEGKRVILQGRFTPYLIANKLKKYIKEYVICPVCGSPDTKIIKRDRFYFLKCEACGAETPIQHL from the coding sequence ATGGAGATTGACTATTACGATTATGAAAAATTGCTTGAGAAGGCATACGAAGAGCTTCCGGAGAACGTTAAGCACCACAAGTCACGTTTCGAGGTTCCTGGGGCCCTTGTAACTATTGAGGGTAACAAGACGATAATTGAGAACTTTAAGGATATAGCAGAAGCCCTAAACAGGGATCCACAGCACCTCCTCAAGTTCCTGCTCAGGGAGATAGCTACCGCCGGAACGCTTGAGGGCAAGAGGGTGATCCTCCAGGGTAGGTTTACTCCCTACCTTATAGCAAACAAGCTGAAGAAGTACATTAAGGAGTACGTTATCTGTCCCGTCTGTGGTAGTCCCGATACGAAGATCATCAAGAGAGACAGGTTCTACTTCCTCAAGTGCGAGGCGTGTGGTGCTGAAACTCCAATTCAGCACCTGTAA